One Mycolicibacterium rufum genomic window, AGCCCGCGGAGTCGAGGATGGTGTCGGACAGCCACACCTGGTTCGGCTCGTTGTGCACTTCGTCCACGTCGACCAGGATCGTGCCGAGGATGCTGTGCTCCACCTGCAGGCATGCGGGCGTGTCGATGAGCTCTACGCTGGCTTCCTCGGAATGCTCGGGCTCGCAGTCGCAGTCCAGACTCCACCCGGGGACCAGTGTCGAATGACGGATCACGACTGTGCCGACGTGGCCTTGCACGCGAACGCTGCGACCGGTGATGAGCAGCCCGTCGAGCACCACGGTCGGCCGCGCGTCGCTGTCGCACTCGTCCGGTCCGGTGATGCGCAGCGCGTCGGGCCGGTTGCTGTACCAGTCCAGCAGCCGGATCACCGGGCGCTTGCCCTGCGCGGCGCGCAGCGTGACGCGGTCACCGGCGTCGAGCTTGATCTCGATCTGTTCCTGATAGGCGCCACTGTCGGTCAGTTCGATCACCACGTCGCTCGGCGCGGGCGATGTGCCGTGTTTGTCGGTCTGCCACTGCTGGACGGCGGCCATGATGGTCGGGAACTGTGCACTCGGGCCGACGGTGTACTGCGCGACCCGTGGGGTGACCGGCCGCTGGTATTCGCCGCCGCCGAGGTCGTCGGAGAACCCGTAGTGGTAGGTGACCCAGACGCCGTCGGGTGTGTGCCGGCTGGGGAATGCGATACGGCCGAGCACCGGGTCGACGGCAACCTGCCCACGCTGGGGCAAATAACGCCACTCCGAAAGATCGGCTGCGACAATCTGGTTGAGCGGCACCGGGGCGTCGGGACCGCGGTAGACGCATAAACTCTTGCCGGGCCCGTAATAGCGGGCCAGGTGCTCGGCGAAGCAGCGCCGCCGGATGAATGCGGGGACGTTCGACTCCTCGGCGATGTGCGTCGGCGTCGGTTCGGGCCGCGGCTTGGTGATCAGAGGTGCGTCGTTGCCGAGGATGCTGAACGTGAAGTGCGCGCGGGCCCGGTCCTCGCAGTACGCGGGAGCATAGGTGACCGAGTAGGGACGGAGCCGCCAGACATACAGCCCGACCGCAGGGATATTGAATTTGCCTTGGCCGCGTGACGAGTTGATGCGCCGCACGTCGACGGTGTGCGCGAGTTCGTCGAACGGTCTCTCCACACGGTCGAGTGCATCGCCGAGACGGATGTCGACCAAGCTTCCGCGATGCAGGCGGCGGGCGTCGGCGCGGGGGTCGCGTCCGTAGAGCCGGATGGCGGGGGTGACGCACAGCAACCGCCGGAATTCGACGGCCCTGGCCGGCCATCCTGCCACGTCGAGCGCCAGCTCTTCGAGCAGCGCCAGCGTGCCCTTGCGGCGACGATTGGCCACGGTGTGCGTGACGTCGCGACGAGAAGCCATGGCCGACAACAACTCATGAGCCTCCGGCGAGGCAGCGGCCAGCGCCTCTTGGCCGCCAGGCAGCAGGTGATAACCCACCAAGTCGCCGAGGTAGGGCGCGACCCAGTCCTGGCAGGTTTCGATGAACCAGTCGTCGTAGAGCTGTTCGAGGTCGGCATCGATCAGGTCGGCCTGCTCGGTGATCACGGCCAGCAGCGCTCGCAGGGGCCCGCCGATCTCCTCGTCTCGGCGTTGATGGACGCGCGGCAACAGGGTGAACAGCCGGTCGTGGGTCTCGGTCATGGGATCCTCCGCAGCATCAGGGCCTCCGGGACGTCGGGCGACAGCACGACGATCTGGGCGGGCCGGATCCCGCGGAAGATCGTGATCGGGGTGTACGCCTGGATCGGCGCATTGGCCAGGGTGGGGTTGAGCCGGCACAGTTCCTCGACCGTCAGGCCGGTGTGCAGCGCGGCCTCTGTGAGCGTCAGGGGCTCATCCCATGAGAAGACCTGACCTGGCTCGTATTTGGCAGGTTCGGCACGGACCACCCGATCGGGGCCGCTGAGTTGGTTGGCGAGAGAAAGCAGTTCGAGTGGGGTGACGGAGGCAGGCACTCCGTGGAAGATGTCGATGTCGATATAGTCGACTCCGGGGACGGCCTGCGCGGCGGCGAACGCCTCGCTGAGGTAGGCGTCCTGCGCCAGGTCGCGGCGTGCGAAGGAGTAGGTGCCCGACAGGGCCGCCCGCACTGCGGGTTCGACGACGTCCCAGTTGTGGTCGGGCTTGACCTTGACACCCGCGCGCATCACGAGCAGCACCATGTCGCGCACGTCGACCCGGACGGTGACACCCGGGTCGCCGAACTCGGCGAGCGAGTCTTTCAGCGCGGTCAGCAGTCCCGAACCGGCATCGACAGGCGCGTCGCCGATGCTGGCGACAGTCACATGCACGACATGTTGCCCGCCGTCGAAGAGCCTGCGAGCGCTGGCTTTTGCGATGCCCGCCCTGGCGCGGGTGTAGTCCTGGTAGTCACGCACCGACAGCAGCCGGTCGAGGGCGAGCATGCGCAGCGGCGTTACTGTGCGGGCATCGTCGGGGGTGTCGCCGTCTGTTCCGCCGGTGGCGGCGATGGGGTTGGTGACGGCGCTGACGCCGAGCGGTTGGCCGGCCAGCTGCGAGATCTGGCCCGCGATCGCGTTCCCGCCGCGGCCGGCGCCGACGCGCAGCGTCGCGGCGATGTTCTGGCTGCCGGTCGGGGGTCGGGCGCCGTGAACGCCGTCACCGAAGCCGATGTCGACGGACTTGTCGGCGGCGACGTCGGGCCGGTAGACGTGGTCGGTCGCCGCACTGGTCGCCAGGATCTCCGTGGGCCGCCACCGGACGCCTGAAACACTCACCCACAGTTCGTCGTCGAAGCCGGCGGGACTGGTCGCCGGCAGCGCGGTGAGGGGGTTGTCCTGGTTGACTTGGCGAATTCGGAATGACTGGTTGGGTTGGCCGGCATCCCCGTTGCCGAGGATCTCCGTGCGCGTTTCGCCTTGGGTGGCGGCAACGACGTTGCCGTAGACGGTGACGCTGTCGCGGCGGTAGCGGTAGGCCAGCTCGCCGGTCAGTGTCAGGATGGTGCGGACCGAGGATGCCGCCTCGTCGGGATCGACCCATTGGCGCACCCCGGCGACCATGGTGAGCTCGGCGGCTCGGATGCCACTGGTGTAGGGGACGTCGGTGCGTTCACCACTGACGATGACCCAGCGGCCGGGTGTCAGCCCGTCGTAGACGCGGCCCAGCTCGATGGTGTCGCCCGCGATGTCGTCGGTGATGAGATCGCCTACCGGCGTGAGGGATTCACCCTGGGCGTAGAGGGCGGATCCTTCGCCGGCGACGATCTTGGCGTCGAGAGTCAGTTCGGTGAACGGCACGTTGATCGGGCTTGCGGCCGCCGGAGCCACGTTGCGCGACGACTGGTTGACCGACTCGACCCGGCGCACCAGGTTCTTCGCGCCGACGACAACCCAGCTGCCCTTCTGGATGCCGTCGTAGACGGTGTCCAATCGGACCGTATTCGTATCCGACCCTTCGGCGAGTGTCGCCTTGGTCCGCAGCACCTGCATGTCACTCAGTGCGGTTGGCGGGGTGAGCTGTTCGTTGTCCCACGCCTGGTGCAGGGTCGGGGCGACCCGTGGATCGGCGGCGGCGAGCAGTTTGGCGTGGACGTCGGAGTCGGGCCGGAACAACGCCGCGGTCCCGGGGTCGATGTCACGCGCGTTGCGTGGAGCCCGAGACGGTGGGCGCCGCAGCCACGGCAGCATCGGGGTGAGTGCCACCAACGCCGCACCGTCATCGCAGTCCACGTTGTCGTAGATCGGGACGTGTCCCTCGCCGTCCGACGGGCAGAGGATGTCGTGGGCACGCCAGCGCAGCGCCTGGAGATCACCCGCCCGTCGTCCCAGGGCGGTTTCGGCGATTCGAACCGCATGCCGTGCCGCGCCGAGCATCGGGTCGGCATAGGTTCTGTACCACGCCACCACCGCCGGTGATTCGTGCACCGACGCCAGCGCGGCGGCTACGAGGAGGTGCTCGACCACCTGAGGCAGCGAGACCCCCGACCCTGCCCCGAGAACGTTGCGCAAGACGTCTTCGGCGGTGAGCGACGGGCCATCGGCCAGCCGCTTGGACAGCGGTTCGAGGTAGGTGCTGAGGACGGTCTTCACAGATGCGGCACCGGCCGGGTGGTTTATCGCGTCGTTGGTAGTGCGCGCCAGAGCGAGCAGCGCCGTGCTCAATGGGGTTCGCGTCGATATCAGGGAGACGGCGGTGGTGTTCGCCTGGAAGTCGGGCTTGGACGCGCTGGCGATGCGCACCGCAGTGCCGAGGCGGGGGTCGAACCCGTCGGCCAGGGCGGCGGGGGGCGGTGCCGGGTCGAACAGGAAGAGCAGTCTGTCACCGGCTTTGAGGTTCGCGGCGGTGCCCGCGATGCGCAATTCGGGTATGTCGTTGACGTCGTCGGGTTCCTCACTGAGCTTCTGCCCGTAGTACGCGATCGATGGCGGCCCGGACATGATCGGCGCCAGGTTGTTCCATTCCTCGCGGGCGTGCAGGTCGTCCGATGTCTCGAACGTCGCCGGCAATTCGTTCTGCCGCGGCACGCTCTTGGCGCCCGCGCCGGCCGGTATCAGCGTCTTGGCGCCGGGGTCCAGCGTGTAGGCGAGGTACGTGTCGGCACCCAGCGCGGGGCGGGTGCGGTAGCCGACGAGCCGGCCGAGTTGGTTCAGCGAGCGTGGTTCGGTGGCGGTGCGCAGGTAGCCTTCGTTGGCGATGCGCTCCTGGTAGAAGGTCAGGATGTCGCCGAGGATCGCGAAGCAGTCGAGCAGAGCGATGCTCGGATCGTCGGAATCGCGTGTCAGCAGACGGTTGAGCTCCTTCTGGGAGGACAACCGGGCCTGCATCGATTCGCGGAAGCTGCCGTGCGTCCCGATGCGGTACGCGATCGCGTCTCGTTGTGGCGGGTTGTACGTGTCGGTGGGGGTCGTGGCGTGCACCCCGTCGCAGCATCCGCATGTGCAGCAGCTCATCGTCCACCTACCAGGGTGAGGTCGAGGCGCCCGTTCTCCGGCCGGGCCGGATCACTGTCGAGTTGAGCGACCTCCAGCGGTTTGATCGCCAGGACGCCGGTGTCGAGTGCGTCGCCGGGGGGCCCGAAAAGGCGTTCCAGCCTGGTGACGTCGACGCTGAGCACGCCGGGCACCGACGCCGCGGCCGCGACGATCGAGCTGACCCGGACGGGTGTGCCGAAGGTGAGGCGGTCGGCGTTGAAGTAGCCGTCGCGGCCCGCGCCGAGGGTGCGCATCAACGCCGCGCGGACATGGCCCGCGATGTGCTCGGGTTTGACCTGGACGCACAGCGCCAGGTCGAGTGGCACGAGCACTGCACTGGACACCGAAAGGTCATGGCCGATCTTGCGGTAGCGGTGCATCGAGCTCCGCACATCGTCCAGCAGCCAGTCGGGGGCGACCGGCGCACCGAGTGCGTCGATGGCGATCTGGGCCTCGTACCAGCTGCCGGTCCAGGCGAGGTTCGCCGTGGCCCGCTGCAACCCGGGTTGGCGAGCGGCGAGGTCGGCGTAGTCGCCGGCGGTGATGGCGCGCAGCTGCCGCAGCCTCGCCTCGTGCGGAGCCTGGATTCGGGCTGCGGCAACATCTTCCGGGTCCACGCCTCCTGCACCGGGCAGCGGGTTTCGCACTCTGCTGATCGTCGCGCCGTGGGTGTCGGCGATGATGATCTTGTCGATGGCCTCGGCGCCGACGTTTCCGGCGGTGCCGTTGCCGACCCGGTAGCGCGCCACCGAGTGGTCTTGCGCTGTCCCGTCGAGCAGCTCGAATTGCGCGCCGTTGCGCCCGTCGCCGAATCGCAGATGCACGCGGCCGTCGTCGTCGGTCTCTCCGACGAAGTGGCGGTCATCGGGACCGCTGTCGAGCAGATCGCGTCGAGCGTGCCAGGTTTCGTTGAATCGGTCGATCACGGTGACCGCGGGCAGCGCGTCGCGTGGGTCGGTGTCGGTTGCGATCGCGGCGGGGCCAAAGAATCGCGGATCGGCCGGATCGGCTTCGGCGGCGTCGACGCCCCAGCTCTGCGCCACTTCCCAGCCCTCCTCGTCGGCGGTCAGGACGCATCCACTGCGGGCCTGTCCGATCAGCTCTTCGAGGCGTTCGAGTTTGGCGATCAGCAGCTCGTCGAAGCGCCGCAGCAAGGTACGGAGCGCACGGTGAGGGTGCTGCGCCAGCCGCACTTTGGTCAGTGTGGGTTCGCCGAACAACACGGTCAGATACTCGGTGTCGCTCTTCTCCAGCGGTTCTTCCGGCATCTTGCGGTACAGGGTGCGCACGTGTTCTCGCGCCCGCGCAGGGAGGTCTCGTAGCCAGTCCGCCTGGGCGCGGGTGGTGACGCCGAGGGACGGGAAGGGGACGCTGTTGGTGACCGGAAGCCGGCTGATCGCCGGCTGGAATCGCTTGGGGATCGGCGGATAGCGAGTGGTACGCGGTGGTGCGGTCGTGTCGTGGCAGCCGAAGCAGACCGGCTCCGGGCATCCCGGGTCGACGGGGTCGGCCACGGGCACCTCCAGCGGTTCGTCGGGAACGCCGCCGCCGTGTTCGACCAGGACCACATTGCCGCGGCCAACGCCGACGACGAGATCGGTGCACTCACGCCCGCCGCGGCTGTTGACGCACAGCGGGAATCGCAGCGCGTCGTCGCGCGCCCAGGTCACCTCGAGTACAGGCTGCTCGCGCAGAGGGTCGACGGCCGGTGTGACCGACGTCAATCGCACCGCCTGCCGATGGGTGATGTCGCGGTCGGCTTCGTTTCCGGTTTTCGGGCCGATGATCTCTTCGAGGATCAGCACGTCGCCGGGCCTCAGCTGCAGCACCCGGTCTTTGCCTGGTTCGCCGTCGACGAGTGTTGCCGCGGTCGTGCCGATCGGCAGACAGCAATCGTGGTCCTCCCACGTCCACAGGTCGACCCTGTTGTGGCCGGCGCGCAGTGAAAGGTCCTGGTAGACCAGCGGTTCGAAGATCTGCGTGCCGCTGGCGAACTGCACCGTTCCAGCTTTGAGCTCGACGTCGCCGGAGACTTCGACGCAGACCCACGCGCGGGCCGCGCAGCCGTCGTGCAGCGTGTAGTCCACCAGCCGGGTGTGGCGGCGCACCGAGGTCCGCAGCCGCGCGGTCTCGAGGTACGCCTCGGTCGCGACCGCGTCCTGCTGGTAGCTGAGCCGATCGCCTTCATACGCGAGCAGCTCGACCAGGGTGATGCCGATATCGGGGATGTGGCGTTCGGTCCACTGAGGCATCGTCAGGCTCAGCCGGTCCAGCATCAGTTGCCGGAAGCTGGCGTAATCTTTGGCCAGGTAGTCGATCTCGACCGGTGGGAAAGACTCGTCGGGGCAGTCACATTGCGGTGCGCAGTCGATATCGTCGCACCCGGTGACGAAGGTGAAATCGAGGCAGCGATAACGCGGGTCGAACCCTTCGACGTCGACGACGCACAGCCGGTAGGTGGACAGGTCGCCGGCGCGGTCGACAGTCACGCGAACACAGTGCTCGAGTTCCGGATCCTTGCTCGGGCAGGGCGCCACCGACGTCACTTCGATGCCGGTGATTCGCCGGCCACCTTCGATGCGAAAGTTGGCTGGGCGCAGGCCGCCGGGCACATCGCCGAAGAAGACCACCGAGAGCTCGGTGCGGTCGGAGCCGACGCTCACCGCGTCGATACCGTTGTACCCCCTGTCGCGTGCCATGTTGCGGCGCCGCTCGTCGGTACATGTCATGCCGGACTCCCCTCGATGGACGTCTGCATCTGTTCGCCGGTGGCCAGCAGCGTGTATCTCACGACGATGCGCAACGTGGCGTCCTCGGTGGTGACGGTGAGTTCCTCGACGGTGATCACGTCGCCGAGCCACCGCGTCAGCGCCCCTTCGGCGGAAACCTGCAGTGCCGCTGCCAGTTCCGGGCTGTTGGGTTCGAAGACCAGATCGAGCAGTCCGCACCCGAAATCGGGGCGGTTCACCCGCTCGCCAGGCCGGGTGAACAAGAGCTGCTCGATCATGTCCCGGACATGGTCGGGGTAGGTGGTGTCGGCGGTGCGGCCGGTAGTACCGACGTGGTAGGGGAAGTCGATGTTCATGACGGTCACGTCCCGACTACTGCGGCTTGCATGGCCACCAGGACCGGCGGCACGGGTGGGCCGCCCAGACATGCCCCTCCGCCGGGCCCGGGGGGCGTCGGCGGAGCCTGCAGCATCACGGGCACGCCGTTGATCAATGCGGAGCCGAAGTTGGCCCACTGCACCTTCACACACGGCGAGACCGCGATGCATCCGACGACGGTGATCTGGTCGGCCGCGGTGAGCGCGGCCGCCCCATTGACGAACACCGTGGGCGGCCCGACTGGGACGAACGTGACCTTGCCACCATGTGGGCACGTCATGATGCTGGTGAGATCGACGACGAAACCGGGCATCCTGCACTCCCCTACTTCGGGATCACGAGCGACGTGTTGTTGATGAACACGCCGGTCCCCATCAATCTGATCGAGGCGAGGCCCGGACCGCAGGACAGCTCGATGGAGGTCTCGTTCATCTTGATCGACGGTCCGGCGGGCCCGCGGATCTGGATCTGTATCCCGCCAAGGGGTCCGGGCGCATCGGTGATCAGGACATAGTTCTGGCCGGGGGTTGCCATCACGATCTGCGGAACGCTGGGCGGCAGTGTCAGCGCGATCGGCGGTGCGTCGCCCAAGCCGCCGCGCCAGAAGCCGGTCCAGAAGGCGCGGTCGATGTCGCCGTCCTGGAATTGGATCCAGACTCCTGAATTCACCATGGGCACGACGCTCATGCCCGGTGTGGCATAACAGGGATCGGCCCAGATGCACGGGTCGTTTCCCAGAACGTCGTCCACCCGCACCATCACCCGGTTGCCTCCGGTGACGTCGACGTTGGAGACGACGACCCCTTTGTAGACGCCGGGATATTTCTTCGCATCGGTTGTCATGGCAGTACCGCCGGGGCCAGAGGAAGGAAGCCGTCACGCGCGAGCGTGAAGCTCTGCTTGTATTCACCGCGTTTGATGTTGTGGGTGACGCTCTTGACGTAGTAGGTGCCGTCGTAGTTCAGGCCCGCACCGCGCACGCCGACGATGCTGCGTGCTTCCAGCACATGCCCGTACCGCAAGACGTCCAGCTTGCCCTGTCCGGTGACGGCGTCGGCGGCCTGCGTGGTCTTGCTCAACCCGCGCAGCGCGATATCGAGTGGATCGCGACCTGCCACGTCCGGCAGTGGCTCCCGGCGCAGGGCGACGGCAGGGCGTGCGGCCAGCGGCGGCCGCAGCAGTGACACATCAGGCACGGGGATCGGGATGCCGATCTTCGTGTTCGGCTCGGTCAGGGTGATCGTGTACTGGGTGCGTGAGAGTCCGTCGAAACTGAACGACAGCGACTCGACATTGGTTGCGGCGCCGGAGTTCACGGTGAGCGCGGGCTGCATCATCCCAGCCCGCGCTTCGGGACCCCAGTAGGCGACACTGACTCCGGGGGCGGGACCCGGGATGAGGAAGAACGAGTAGCCCGCCTCCGATGCGAGGGCCTGGATGTAGTTCAGGTCGGTGCCCGACTGCACGGGAATGGTCTTCAGCGGGTTGGGTACGTTGAAGATGACGGCCGGCACTGCTGCCGGGATGATGCCGTACAGCGCATATTTGGCGACGATCGCCATCACTCGCAGATTCAGCGGCATCGCGGGATAGCACATCCGTTCGTGGCTCATGTCCATCAGCGCGGTGAGGTCTTCACCGGTCACGGTGAGCGACGATTCGCCCGGCGTGTCGCTGGGGCTGACTTCGTGCCGCGTGACGATGCCGTCTATCAGCACCGTGGGGAACCCGCCGAGGACCGCCGAGATGATCACCCGGGCCGGCGGGTCGAGCAGCCCTGACGGCAGCAATGTGGTGCTGATCATCGACTGCTTGCTGACGGCGAACGACAGCTGAAATCCGCTGCGCTGACCGGCGCTGGTGGTGACCTGCACCGATTGCAGCGCGTCGATCAGGGCTGCCGGCACCGGCACCGCCAGCACCGGGCCGATCATCACCATCAATTGGAGACTCTTGGCCATTACGGGGCCACTTCGGTGATCAGGCTCCCGGCCGGGGTGCCGGCCGGCAGGGTGATACGCAGCCGCGCACCCACGGTGAGGAGGTCGTCGATGTTCAGGACCCCATTCGCGTCGGCGATCCGCCAGAACTGCTCGGCGTCGCCGAACACCAGGAAAGCGATGGTGTCCAGCCGTTCTCCGATGCGGACCTGATGCTCTCCGATCTGTACGAGATCCTGCGGCTGTGGCAGGAACCGCCGCCGCACGAACGTCACCTTCCTGCCGTCGGGCAGTTCGTGGATCGCGGTCGGGATGCCTTGGTAGCGGCTGGTGAGGGAGAACATCTCTGGGTCCTTAGATCGTTGTCACACCTACTGAGGTGACCGGGTCGTTGATGGTGGCGGCGAAGCGCTGCTTCTGCTGCTGGTAGCCGAGGTAGAGCAGGCCGCCTTTGTGACGAAAGCCCAAGTCGTCGACGGTCAGCACCCGCACTCCGACGCTCACCTTCGCCCGGATCGGGTTCAGTGCCTGGTCATAGGCTTCCTCCGTGACGGTGAAGTCGGTGATACGCACCGGGACAACACGTCTGGAGCCGAGCACGAGCACTGACAGGGGTGCTTCGGCGGGGGCGATCTCCAGTTGGCTGCCGTGTGCCAGCTGGTCTTCTTCACGTAGCTGCGCTGTGGTCGGATAGATGGCAAGCTCCAGCGCCGACAGCACGGGGTAGAGGCCGTCGCGATACTTCTCGGGGGCGGCGGCCGCGTCGAACTCGGCGTCGAACTTGAACGATTCGTGCGGTGGACCTTTCAACCGCAACGCCTCGAGCCGGTCACCGGGCTCACCGCCGATGCCCTGAGGTTGCAGTGTCCTGGTCAGAGTGTCCGGATTGTATTGGAACGGAATCGTCTTCACCGGACGGCCGGTGTCGGGGTCGACGAGGACGAAGCCGCCGCGTGCGGCGTTCGCCGACTGGGGGAAACTGGTCATCAGTGTTCCCCGTATCGCGTCGGCGCGGCCGCGGTGATCACGGCTCGGTGCAGTGCATGCGCGGCGGCACGGGCGATGTCACAGTGCGCCGAGCCGGGCAGTGTGCCGCGCACGGCCCGAACCGTTCGCGATGTCCGCCATCGCGACCGCGGGGTGGAGGCGATCAGGTCGGCGAGTTCGGTTTCGAGAGCTGCTCGGACCTCGCGGTCGAATCGGCGCGCCAGGGTGGCGTCGTCGACCACGATGCGGTCGATGCGAACGTGTATCCCCATCATGCACCGACCGTGCTCAACGCGAACTCCCGATCGCGAATGGGAAGCTCGAGCTTCTCGAATTCCATTCGTGCCGCGGTCAGTACGTTCGCCATCGTGATTCGTCCGTCGGCCGCGGCGGCGAGGAACGCCGCGTTCACCGCGATGTTGCGGGCCATGCCGCCACTGACCGGCAGCTGCGCGAGGCGGTCGAAATCGAGATCTGCGACGGGGGCATCGCTGGGGAACGACTTCACCCAGATCTGGCGGCGTTGGCCGACGTCGGGAAAGGTGAACTCGACGACGAACCGGAGCCTGCGCAGGAACGCGGGATCCAGCGCGCCGCGCATGTTGGTCGCGAGGATCGCCAGGCCGTGATAGGCCTCCATGCGCTGCAGCAGGTAATTGATCTCGATGTTGGCGTAACGATCGTGGGCGTCCTTGACCTGGCTCCGCTTGCCGAATATGGAATCGGCTTCGTCGAACAGCAGGATCGCGCCGCCGCTTTCCCCCGCGTCGAAGAGCTTGCGCAGGTTCTTCTCCGTTTCGCCGATGTACTTGCTGACCACCGCTGACAGGTCGATGCGGTAGAGGTCGAGTTTCAGGCGCGAGGCCAGCACCTCGGCGGCCATGGTCTTGCCGGTGCCGCTGGGTCCGGCGAACAGCACGCTGACCCCCAGGCCGCGGTTGATGCGCCGGCCGAAGCCCCAGTCGTCGTAGACGGTCGTGCGGTGAGACACCTGGGCGGCGACGCGTTCGAGCAGTGTCCGCGCGGCCTCGGGCAACACGATGTCGTCCCAGTCGACGCGAGGTTCCAGGCGCCGTGCTAGCGCGTCAAGGCGGGGGCGGGTCCGCGCCCGGCATTCGTGCCACGCGTCTGCGGAATCGTCTGACATCGAGGCGATTTCGGCGATGTCGCAGATCTGCAGCGCGAACTGGGCCGACAGCGCGTCGATGGCACCCATGTCGGTGCCCTCGGCCAGCGAGGCCTGCCAGGCTTCGGCGCGCTCGGTCGCCGACGGTGCCTCGACGTCGAGGACGACCGACCCCCGGCCGACGTCGGACCAGCTTTCGCGCACCGCCAGTGCGCACTGGCCGCCGATGCGAGTCAGGAATCTGCTGATCGGTGTGCGGGCGGCGGCGTTCTCGTCGTCGATGTCTTCGGCGTCGATGTACAGCGCCACCGGCAGCAGTGCGCTCTCGCGTTCCCACAGCCGCGCCAAGTTGTCCAGATCGGTGGGTTGGGTCGGGATGAGGTCCGCGGGAAGGCGGTATGCCAGCAGTCCGCATCGGCGTGCGGCGTGCGCCGCGACGAGTCGTTTGCCGGCCGGATCGAGGCCGGCGAGTTGAACCGTCGGGGTGCCGGTCGGCCCGAGTGTCCACTCCCGTTCGATGCGCTGCGCCAGCACCTGCTGTGAGTCCGGAAGCTGCGCTGCCGCCGAGGAATCGAGGCTCGTCACCACCGGCGAGAGCCGGTCGTCGAGGTCGTTGAGGCCCTTGACGTAGTTGACGATTCGTTCGTCGGCCCGTAGCGCCGCCGATATCAGTCCCTCCCCGGACCGTTGGGTGATCTCGACGAGCTTCCAGTACCGCAGGCCGCCGCGTGGCGCCACGGCGTCCCACGCGGGGTCGGGAAGCATCTCGAGGGCGAGTCCGAACGTGGGGTACCGCATGTGGTCGTTTCCATGTGCTCGTGCGCAGAGATCGGCGACGGACGGATCGAGGTCCAGCGCGGCGCACAGCAACAGAATGTCGCGCTCGAACCGGGACAGACCCAGCCGTGCGGCGAGCTCGACCAGAGCCGGTGGCGGTGTGCATTGTTCGGTGTGCGCGACCCTGGCGGCGGCGTTCGCGATCTCGTCGTCAGAGATGCTCGCCCGCACCGGCAGGGCGAGTTGGGGTGATTCGTGCTCGTCGCGTCCGAAGAGGCGGCCCATTCTCCCGCCGCGGTGCGGGATGGCGGAGGGGCTCGGCGGCTGCTCGGCCGGATCGCGACGCCGCTGCAGGAGCAACCGCAGCCACGCCAACGAGGCAGCGAGGAAATCGCCGTTGGCAGCCTCCCATTCGGCGGCTCCGAGCGCCGGTCGCGTCATGACGTCACCGTCACGGTCTGCGTGTCGTCGAAGCGCGGTGTCGGCTGCGAGCGGTCAACCAACAGGCTGTCGATACCCGCTACCCGCAAGCGCACCACGTGCTTGCCCACCGGTGCGTCGGGAACGGTGAACGACAGAGCGCCACCGGTGACCGGATTGCCCGCGATCATGCGGTCCTCGGGGATCGCCCTGCCCCCGAGGATGAGGAACGCCTGCTGGCCGGCGATCACGGGGGGCGCGCAGGCCAGTGTGATGTCGACCTCGCCCTGCGCGTTCCGGGCGACGGTGATCGGCATCGCACTGGTGATGCGCGGAGCGACAGCGAGCGGTACGGCATTCGTGACGGTCGTGATGTCCTGCCCGTCGACGGTGTTCGTCAGCGCCACGCTGGCCGACCAGAGTCCGGCGGGCGCGGCGGCCGGCACCTCGACGGTGACCGTGTCGGCGGTCGCGGCTGTGGACGTCAGCGTCTCCGGATCGGGCAGCAACGGGTGGGTCAGGG contains:
- a CDS encoding putative baseplate assembly protein — its product is MHATTPTDTYNPPQRDAIAYRIGTHGSFRESMQARLSSQKELNRLLTRDSDDPSIALLDCFAILGDILTFYQERIANEGYLRTATEPRSLNQLGRLVGYRTRPALGADTYLAYTLDPGAKTLIPAGAGAKSVPRQNELPATFETSDDLHAREEWNNLAPIMSGPPSIAYYGQKLSEEPDDVNDIPELRIAGTAANLKAGDRLLFLFDPAPPPAALADGFDPRLGTAVRIASASKPDFQANTTAVSLISTRTPLSTALLALARTTNDAINHPAGAASVKTVLSTYLEPLSKRLADGPSLTAEDVLRNVLGAGSGVSLPQVVEHLLVAAALASVHESPAVVAWYRTYADPMLGAARHAVRIAETALGRRAGDLQALRWRAHDILCPSDGEGHVPIYDNVDCDDGAALVALTPMLPWLRRPPSRAPRNARDIDPGTAALFRPDSDVHAKLLAAADPRVAPTLHQAWDNEQLTPPTALSDMQVLRTKATLAEGSDTNTVRLDTVYDGIQKGSWVVVGAKNLVRRVESVNQSSRNVAPAAASPINVPFTELTLDAKIVAGEGSALYAQGESLTPVGDLITDDIAGDTIELGRVYDGLTPGRWVIVSGERTDVPYTSGIRAAELTMVAGVRQWVDPDEAASSVRTILTLTGELAYRYRRDSVTVYGNVVAATQGETRTEILGNGDAGQPNQSFRIRQVNQDNPLTALPATSPAGFDDELWVSVSGVRWRPTEILATSAATDHVYRPDVAADKSVDIGFGDGVHGARPPTGSQNIAATLRVGAGRGGNAIAGQISQLAGQPLGVSAVTNPIAATGGTDGDTPDDARTVTPLRMLALDRLLSVRDYQDYTRARAGIAKASARRLFDGGQHVVHVTVASIGDAPVDAGSGLLTALKDSLAEFGDPGVTVRVDVRDMVLLVMRAGVKVKPDHNWDVVEPAVRAALSGTYSFARRDLAQDAYLSEAFAAAQAVPGVDYIDIDIFHGVPASVTPLELLSLANQLSGPDRVVRAEPAKYEPGQVFSWDEPLTLTEAALHTGLTVEELCRLNPTLANAPIQAYTPITIFRGIRPAQIVVLSPDVPEALMLRRIP
- a CDS encoding putative baseplate assembly protein; translation: MTCTDERRRNMARDRGYNGIDAVSVGSDRTELSVVFFGDVPGGLRPANFRIEGGRRITGIEVTSVAPCPSKDPELEHCVRVTVDRAGDLSTYRLCVVDVEGFDPRYRCLDFTFVTGCDDIDCAPQCDCPDESFPPVEIDYLAKDYASFRQLMLDRLSLTMPQWTERHIPDIGITLVELLAYEGDRLSYQQDAVATEAYLETARLRTSVRRHTRLVDYTLHDGCAARAWVCVEVSGDVELKAGTVQFASGTQIFEPLVYQDLSLRAGHNRVDLWTWEDHDCCLPIGTTAATLVDGEPGKDRVLQLRPGDVLILEEIIGPKTGNEADRDITHRQAVRLTSVTPAVDPLREQPVLEVTWARDDALRFPLCVNSRGGRECTDLVVGVGRGNVVLVEHGGGVPDEPLEVPVADPVDPGCPEPVCFGCHDTTAPPRTTRYPPIPKRFQPAISRLPVTNSVPFPSLGVTTRAQADWLRDLPARAREHVRTLYRKMPEEPLEKSDTEYLTVLFGEPTLTKVRLAQHPHRALRTLLRRFDELLIAKLERLEELIGQARSGCVLTADEEGWEVAQSWGVDAAEADPADPRFFGPAAIATDTDPRDALPAVTVIDRFNETWHARRDLLDSGPDDRHFVGETDDDGRVHLRFGDGRNGAQFELLDGTAQDHSVARYRVGNGTAGNVGAEAIDKIIIADTHGATISRVRNPLPGAGGVDPEDVAAARIQAPHEARLRQLRAITAGDYADLAARQPGLQRATANLAWTGSWYEAQIAIDALGAPVAPDWLLDDVRSSMHRYRKIGHDLSVSSAVLVPLDLALCVQVKPEHIAGHVRAALMRTLGAGRDGYFNADRLTFGTPVRVSSIVAAAASVPGVLSVDVTRLERLFGPPGDALDTGVLAIKPLEVAQLDSDPARPENGRLDLTLVGGR
- a CDS encoding GPW/gp25 family protein; protein product: MNIDFPYHVGTTGRTADTTYPDHVRDMIEQLLFTRPGERVNRPDFGCGLLDLVFEPNSPELAAALQVSAEGALTRWLGDVITVEELTVTTEDATLRIVVRYTLLATGEQMQTSIEGSPA